tttcaattttgtttaaatgaaaagaaaaacaattgttagatGTACTTGTAAGTTTACTGTGAGAGTCACCTATAAATAAGTACTATAAATAAGTTGTATAAATAATCGTTATAAAGTCTAGTTGGCCTAATGCTTAAATTTAATGTAACGCTTGTTGTTCAGCGTTAAAACTGATCTTTATTTTAGAACTTGTCTTGTATCCGACTGTGTAGATTCATTGATTTTTCTTCTCAGtccttttgttttcttattacCATTTTCATGGCTTTTACCAATAACGCTCAATATACATGaggatttgttttgtatacGTGCTTGTGGGGAGAGGGAAAACAACTGTTGTCACGGGAGACCACCAGTGGCCTTGTGGTATCCAGAGTGGTTGAATTTTGGTGTCAGCATATGAATGAAGCATGAAACAGTTGCCTTGACAACCATTTGATGCTTACTGTTGGGGGCTTGTGTTTTTATAGTCTGTATGGCAACCTTTGGTGATAAGAAGAATTTGAAAGGTCAATCATGCTTTTTCTTATACTAAGCAATAAGCATCAATTCAGACACAAATTGGCACAATTTCTATAGGCACTTTTCTCTCATGCGTGAAACTTTATTgtcaattaaattgaattgactCAATTTTCACCCCATTAGGGCACTTTCAATTAGTATTTGTTATAGGTTTTCAATACTTAGGCTTACATTTGTAGTTCTCCCTAATACTATCACTGTAGCTTGTTTTTgaatcaacaaattaaaatgaaaggcacaaatgtttgactcatttgtttttattatttaggcGTCATCGATGTCCCCACAAGCCACACAACCCAGTCAGCAAGGGACCATGTGTCCTATCGGAGTACACAAACAAGTACAAGTCGTATCCGGGCAACCTAATGAGAGACAGCTTCAAACCCAAAGAGCAGATGATCCAAGGGACTGGAACGATGGCCGACGCTACAACCCATAGGTACAGAATAAATTCTTATTCCTATCCATTTGCCGTTTCTGGCTTTTATTTCCTCAGGCTAAAAGGCAAAACTACAAAACAATGATCCATAAAACCAGTTTTGGAAATCCGTGGGAGAATTCTGGAAAAGTTAAAAACCCAGTCTGATGAGCTTCTTTTTTCACCATCATAATGCAATTGTTAAGACAGAATACATACATTTTTGTCAACCTTTTGGGTCTTGTGAAATTGTGTTTTAGAGTAAATGGGGTGAATTTGGAGGAAGCCTTCTTCTTTTTTACCCCCCAGGTCGATATGAAGGTCATTACGGCTCGCAAAGGACTTGGCAAATCAATTCCAAAGCTTGGTATTGATTTGTCTTGGGGTCCCACAGAAGCCTGTTGTTTTTGGACCCCAGGCCCTATGACAAGGTCATTTTATAATGCCTAAAACAAAAGACGTTAGTGTAAGGGATAACTCAAGATGGACTCCAAACTTCATTGTAATAAATTACTTTCTTTACTTGCAGAGTTGACTTTGTTCCGCGTGAATCAGTGCGTCCCCCCATCCATCAGCAAGAACCTTACCGCAAACCTAGCGGTGGGATTGATCTGCTGACCTCTTACACTAAGGACTACCCTGGACGTAAAGCCGAAGCGGTCAAGAGCTTCCGTGGTGACCACACCAGGCACGTACCGTCGGGAGAATTCAGGGGGAATCCTACCTATGCTGGTAAGTCCAGGATCAggattgtatttatttacacCGAAAATGTAGAAAAGaaagccttaaagacactggacactattggtaatattgtcaaagaccagtcttctcaatttgtgtatctcaacatatctcaacaaatttgagcgcaattggtcgtcgaagttgcaagacaataatgaaagaaataacacccttgtcacacgaagttgtgtgcttttatattgttgatttcgagacctcaaattctaaatctgaggtcttgaaatcaaattcgtggaaaactacttctttctcaaaaactatgtcacttaagagggagccctttcatacaatgttttatactatcaacctctccccattactcgtcaccaagtaaggtttaatgctaataattattttgagtaattaccaactatgttcactgcctttaaatctttattgatgtaaatttaaaaatattgtgaagTTTGAATACACTATCTCAGTTTGTTCAATTAATCTGTGAAATAAATCTGGCAGAACTTTTAATTTCAGAAAGTCAATTCAAATTGACTTGAGATTTTCATAGTCTAAAATCTCAATGCAATCATTTTGACAATCCCTTGTTTGAACATACtaatttaaacatttcaaaatctAAATATCGACCCGTTGCACCATTGTCACAAATAGTTTTGTGCACTTGAGAGTGTAGTTGCACTACAAGGACACATGGGGGCATTGACTGCTCAAAAATGGCACAACAACAAGCTTattgtgatgacgtcatgagaattgggtcaatatctatatttttttaattgaacaagGGTTGCCATGATGACATCTTTTTATTGTTATCTTTTGTCTTAGATGACTTTCGTAAGTGGGATCTACCAGCCAAAGACCAAGGTAAGGGGTACCACACCTATGTTCCTCCGTCTGCCTCCTTTGATGGCCTGTCAACATTCGCCAGGGATTTTCAACCCAAGAAGGTTGATGTCCGCCAGAGCCTGCGACCCGCAGAAAATACCCAGCGATCCGATGCACCATTTGAAGATAGGACAAGCCACAAGGTCTCCTACATCCCCCACGCCGTACAAGCAAGGTATGTTCGCGAACAGCAACCATATCAAAAGAGTCAGCACAAGTTTGACGGTCTGACGACGTTCCAGCGGGACTTCATGAATAAGAATGCCGCACGGCCGGACAACTTCAAGCCAGACGCCACCCCAATGAAGTCAGACCTACCCTTTGAAGACAACACTACCTTCAAATCTGATTACAAGAAGTGGGATTGTAAGCCGATGCAGTCTCACGTACCAGATTCCTACCAGAAACCGGCCGGTGATATGGATCTGTACACAACCAACAGGCTTGCGTACCAACCCCACCAGATCAGGCCCGCTTCAGCGCGCCGTCCAGTCTCACAAGGTCGCAAAAGCGACGCCCCCTTCGACGATCGAACCAACTACACCTCAGATTTCCGTAAATGGGAGAGTATGCCTGAGCGACGTGGCGACCCATCCCAGCGACCGTACGAGAAGCCTGAAATCCCATTCGCAGGCACAACCAATTACAGGGCGCAGTACATACCGAAGCATGCAGCTCCAGCCAAGAGTATGGGTCCTGATCGCACAGCGCGCCAGAGCAGCGATCCATTCGATGATCGCACATTCTATAAATTGGACTTCACCGCAAAGGAAGCTGTGCCGTGCCCTGCAGTCAATCTACCTGCCAGTGGGTTTAACTTCACTCAGCTAGACCAACGAGGACACGAGTTATGGGTCAAGAATGCCTGGTCAGGGGAAACAGAGCGAGTTATAAAAACACCACAGCAACAGATAAGTATAGAGCAGGCGACATATGCTTGAGTCTGCTGTAAAAACAACCTTTGTTTGAGGTAACAGtatgaacagggcccaatttcatgttaCTGCTTACCACTGAATTCTGCACTAATGGTCCATCAAATCCACActttcaataggagactttccaacgctaggtggcagcagacataccgggtaaatttccattgtttatttccataattctgagaacaatggatttacccggtaagtctgctgccctctatcgtcccagaaagtctcccattgtgtaaCATTgaactgtaagcacagaattctatGGTAATCGGTGAAACTGGGTGCCAAATACACCTTTGTGGGTGGAACAAATCTTAAAAAGGAAGCTTTGTATGTAAAATGAGAGACCCTTTTATTAGTCCCCAAATTAAGCATAAAAGACAAATTGAAAGCATAGAAATAGCAATTGGGTGCAATATGtagttaatatttttgttattaaaagtATTTGTACTAACTTAACTACATGTAATAATGAAATATAGGTTTGTATTGAATATCAGATTcccctttttgttgttgacctTTTCGAAAACTATCGCCTTATTTTGTAAGAACCAAATGTGCCTTACACAATCCAAATTTGAGCTACATCCTGCTGACAGTTGCACCTGCACGTGTATATATTCTGTGAAAGGGCTTTTACAATAGTTGTTTTTGGTATAGCTTGTTGATccatgttattttatataaggtGTTCAGATCACTTAGGTTTCctttgttaaaaaatttgaaacCATTTAAACTAGAAAGCCTCACGGAGTGACACGTTACATTGTTGCTACAATTACAAATGTACATCATACACTATAAAAGCGGTTGGTCAGTGCCTCCTTTGTGTTCATGGAAACAAACACTAATTGAGCAGACTATTGGGTTACCATTTTGTTTACATCAGCGTATCAAGGAAGTCATTACCTGCTGACACAGTGatcctttattttgttgtctggGGCCACAGCTGCCTAGCAACAGTAGCTATGACAGCATTGATGCTTCTGGTGTACTAGATAGCTACAGTAGTCACACGCCTAATTATTCTGTTAACAGAACATGTCTTGACATTTCCTGCTAAGAACTTTACGGATGCAACGGAGGCAAGTGGGCCTCTGGGTCATaattgcattggtgccccttgaaatgttacataCATACAAAGGAGAAAAGgctgtgcccttgccctttcaatacTGAAACATACCATCAGGAGCCGGTTTGtttattcctttattttttaccaCACTCCACTGTTTTTTATGGCTGACAAAAACGATGACTTTGACACTATCCAAATTCTCAATTGGAAAATTTTTGCTGCACAAAGGGATCAGTTTCagaatcagaagaaaaaaacaggtgtgcatttattaattttggttttctacccatacaccgatgtgtgttagcactgtatactcagtactttcccgagtcctgtgcatttgttttccttctgcTAAAAAACTGAGACAAGACTTGAAGTTTTTACATGTTGGATGATCTGTCTCATACATCAGGCGCTTACACAAAATATACAGTACACCCTTGTTATAACTAGTTACCTCATTTATGGAAACATGTTACGAGAGGCAACAAAGCAAAACACAGAATAAAGAAGAAATGAGATTCAGCACTTCAGAATTATGAACCTCTTTATGACAATGCCCTTTACTGTTGACTGTTCCCTACTTATCCATTGTCCATACATCTTAGCAGTGGGTCTTACTGTTGGATGGTGGAAACTTGCTACTACCTTATCCTTGGATTGCAAGCACTCAGTGCATCCTTTTCTAGTGTGATAAACAGAATAATTGCTTGAGAGCAAATTTCATATCAAGGttagacaaacaaaaatgaaagaatggAAGATTCGTCGTCTCACAGGGGAGATGAAAATTAACAAAAGACATATTTTGTCCTTGCAAATTAATTTAGAGGAAATATGCCCTTTCTGTATTTTCTCAATGAAATTTAAATCACGA
Above is a genomic segment from Asterias rubens chromosome 10, eAstRub1.3, whole genome shotgun sequence containing:
- the LOC117295783 gene encoding stabilizer of axonemal microtubules 2-like gives rise to the protein MTRQCICQICTCGRHRCPHKPHNPVSKGPCVLSEYTNKYKSYPGNLMRDSFKPKEQMIQGTGTMADATTHRVDFVPRESVRPPIHQQEPYRKPSGGIDLLTSYTKDYPGRKAEAVKSFRGDHTRHVPSGEFRGNPTYADDFRKWDLPAKDQGKGYHTYVPPSASFDGLSTFARDFQPKKVDVRQSLRPAENTQRSDAPFEDRTSHKVSYIPHAVQARYVREQQPYQKSQHKFDGLTTFQRDFMNKNAARPDNFKPDATPMKSDLPFEDNTTFKSDYKKWDCKPMQSHVPDSYQKPAGDMDLYTTNRLAYQPHQIRPASARRPVSQGRKSDAPFDDRTNYTSDFRKWESMPERRGDPSQRPYEKPEIPFAGTTNYRAQYIPKHAAPAKSMGPDRTARQSSDPFDDRTFYKLDFTAKEAVPCPAVNLPASGFNFTQLDQRGHELWVKNAWSGETERVIKTPQQQISIEQATYA